In the Natrinema sp. CBA1119 genome, CTGGACGTTGACGACGCCGAGGGCGCCGCGGTGAACGACCCGCGAGAGGGCGTGGTCGACGAGTTTGACCGGGCCGGGGACGGGGAACTCCATCTCGCCGGCGGTGGTGGTGCCCGGCGGGACGGGGGTCGTTTCGACGTTGTTAGCGGGTTCGCTCAGCAGGTCGCCATCGCGGTAGAGGTTGCTCCAGACGTTGCCGATCGGGTGGAACGAGCTCAGCAGGTTCGGACCGCCGTTGGCGAAGTAGACCCGGGCGGTCTCGCCGGTGTTGGCCTGCATGGGGCCGACGCCGTCGGCGGTGAAGCCGTAGGCCTGACCGTTGAAGACGACGTAGGTGGGCTCTTCGCGCATCATCGCGTCGTGATCGAACGCGTGGTGGCCTTCCTCGCCGACCTCGCCGGCGGTGTAGATCTCGTGCTGGCCGAGGTAGAACTCGTTGTCGACCTCGGGCAGGCCGTCCTCGGGTTCGACGAGGATCGAGCCGAACATGCCGCTACTGATGTGGTAGTCCATGGCCGGGACCGCACAGTGGTAGATGAACACGCCGGGGTACTCCGCGCGGAATTTGATCTGGGTCGGGTCATCATCGGGGCGATAGTCGTCGCGTCAGCACCGCCGCCCGGCCCGTAGACCGCGTGGAAGTCGACGTTGTGCATCGCCGTGTTCATGTCCTCGGGAACGTCGAAGGTGAGGTTGACCGTGTCACCCTGACGGACCCGAATCATCGGCCCCGGCACCTGCCCCTCGAAGGTCATGTAGTCGAAGGTGACGCCCGGTTCGATCTCCGCGGTCACTCGCTCGGTCTGGAGCGTCACGTCGTGCGTGCGGGGCTCGTTCCAGTCGACCGGGGCCGGAACGTCCGTCGGATCACGCGCGATCCGGTCGATGTCGACCGCTTTCGCCGCCTCCAGTCCGTCCTCATCCGCAGGTTCGCTGTTTTCCGCACCGTTCCCCTCCGTGTCGCTACCGAGACAGCCGGCCACTGCCAGCGCGCCGGTCGCTCCGATTGCCTGCACCATCTGCCGCCGGTTGAGTTGAGTTGCGGTCATTGTCCTACTTGGATATAGTGGTGGACATATGATCAACCATAACGACGGTTCCCGACGGATAGTAATCTGATCGCGGAAACCCCGTATATCGTGGGCAGTTAAGTACCCCTCCCGCCGAACGGAGCGGAAAAAGCGGGTTTCGAACGCTCGTTCCTCGTTCAGCGACGGCATGCGGTCCGCGACTCGAGAGCGACCGCCAGAACGAACCCGACGGCGATCCACAGTCGACCTATGGAACCGACCGATCTGCGCGAGATGATGCCGGCCCTCGAGTCGTCCGTCTACTGCAACTGGGGTGCCGGTGGGCCGAGCCCCCGCCGAGTCGTCGAGGCGGCCGAATCGGCGCTCGAGCACCACGAGTACGAGGCCCCCGCGGCGGCGGGGATGTATCCCGCAGCGTTCGAAGTCTACGACGAGGCGCGAGCGGCCGTCGCCGACCTGCTCGGAGCGTCGCTGGACGAGATCGCGCTCACGCAGAGCACGACCGACGGGATCAACCGCGTCGCGGGCGCGTTGAACTGGAACGAAGACGACGTCGTCGTTCGAACCGATCTCGAGCACTCCGCGGGGATCCTGCCGTGGCAGCGCCTCGAGCGCGAGGACGGCGTCGAGGTTCGCACGCTCGAGACAGAGGGCGGACGGCTCGACGGCGGTCTCGAGGCGGTGAGGGCAGCGGCCGAAGACGCGACGCTGTTCTGCGTGAGCTCGCTCACCTGGACCCACGGGACGCGGCTCCCGGTCGAAGCGATCGTCGAAGTCGCTCACGACGCCGGCGCGCTGGTGCTGGTCGACGCCGTTCAGTCGCCCGGGCAGGTTCCGGTCGACGTCCGCGAGTGGGGTGCCGACTTCGTCGTCGCCGCGGGTCACAAGTGGCTGCTCGCCCCCTTCGGTGCCGGCTTTCTGTTCGTCCGCGGCGGCGTCGAGGGGGATCTCGTCCCCGCAGCGATCGGCTACCGGAGCGTCGAGGATGCGAACGCGACCGACTATCGGTACGCGGCGGGCGCGCGGCGGTTCGAGGTCGGGACCGCGAGTCCGGCTCCCCACGCCGGGCTGACCGAAGCGATCGCGATCCTTGAGGAGATCGGGCTCGAGACGATCCAACGGCGAATCGAACGCCTCACCGATCGGCTCAAGGAGGGTGTTCCGGACGACCGACTACTGAGTCCGCGCTCCTACGAGTCCGGACTGGTGACGATCGCCGTCGACGACCCCGAGCGGACCGTCGAGCGACTCGCCGATCGAGAAATCGTCGTCAGGTCCCTCCCGAATCCGGACGCGATTCGCGCGTCCATCCACGCGTTCAACAGCCGAGCCGACGTGGACGCGCTGCTCGAGGCGCTCGAGTCCGAGTTCTGACGGCCGTCGGCTCCGGTTCAGTTGGCGGCCTGCCGTTCCTCGAGGACGGCTCGAACGTCGCCGTACCGCTCGAATCGATCGGCACCGATGTAGTCG is a window encoding:
- a CDS encoding aminotransferase class V-fold PLP-dependent enzyme produces the protein MEPTDLREMMPALESSVYCNWGAGGPSPRRVVEAAESALEHHEYEAPAAAGMYPAAFEVYDEARAAVADLLGASLDEIALTQSTTDGINRVAGALNWNEDDVVVRTDLEHSAGILPWQRLEREDGVEVRTLETEGGRLDGGLEAVRAAAEDATLFCVSSLTWTHGTRLPVEAIVEVAHDAGALVLVDAVQSPGQVPVDVREWGADFVVAAGHKWLLAPFGAGFLFVRGGVEGDLVPAAIGYRSVEDANATDYRYAAGARRFEVGTASPAPHAGLTEAIAILEEIGLETIQRRIERLTDRLKEGVPDDRLLSPRSYESGLVTIAVDDPERTVERLADREIVVRSLPNPDAIRASIHAFNSRADVDALLEALESEF